Proteins encoded within one genomic window of Nitrospina gracilis 3/211:
- the bamE gene encoding outer membrane protein assembly factor BamE domain-containing protein, whose translation MKRNVLFAVLLAGGVLLAGCGSVGKDFDLSQTQHITQGATTKQDIQAMFGEPFRTGVQNGHPVWVYEKSVYRAIGDDTTKSLIVEFDDNGVVRKYQVMSNESETK comes from the coding sequence ATGAAAAGGAATGTATTGTTTGCGGTGTTGCTGGCGGGGGGTGTGTTGCTTGCGGGTTGTGGATCCGTGGGTAAGGATTTCGACCTGTCGCAAACCCAACACATCACTCAGGGCGCCACCACCAAGCAGGATATCCAGGCCATGTTCGGGGAGCCGTTCCGCACCGGTGTTCAAAACGGGCACCCCGTCTGGGTTTACGAGAAAAGCGTATACCGGGCCATTGGTGACGACACGACCAAAAGCCTGATCGTCGAGTTCGACGACAACGGCGTGGTGCGCAAGTACCAGGTCATGTCCAACGAGTCCGAAACAAAATAA